From a single Solanum dulcamara chromosome 4, daSolDulc1.2, whole genome shotgun sequence genomic region:
- the LOC129887005 gene encoding subtilisin-like protease SBT3, with product MELLHLLLFSWFLYAHMFCFLAIAQRFTYIVHLDKSLMPTVFHDHHHWHTSTIDSIKASVPSSVDRFHSAPKLVYSYDNVFHGFSAVLSKDELAALKKLPGFISAYKDRTVEPHTTHTSDFLKLNPSSGLWPASGLGQDVIIGVLDSGIWPESASFQDDGMPEIPKRWKGICKPGTQFNASMCNRKLIGANYFNKGILANDPTVNISMNSARDTDGHGTHCASIAAGNFAKGVSHFGYAPGTARGIAPRARLAVYKFSFDEGTLTSDLIAAMDQAVADGVDMISISYGFRFIPLYEDAISIASFGAMMRGVLVSASAGNRGPGIGSLNNGSPWILCVASGHTDRTFAGTLTLGNGLKIRGWSLFPARGFVRDSPVIYNTTLSDCSSEELLSQIENPQGTIIICDDNGDFSDQMRIVTRARIEAGIFISEDPGVFRSATFPNPGVVINKKEGKQVINYVKNSVNPTATITFQETYLDAKPAPVVAASSARGPSRSYLGIAKPDILAPGVLILAAYPPNVFATSIGTNIQLSTDYILESGTSMAAPHAAGIAAMLKAAHPEWSPSAIRSAMMTTADPLDNTRKPIKDSDNNKAATPLDMGSGHVDPNRALDPGLVYDATPQDYVNLLCSLNFTEEQFKTIARSSANHNCSNPSADLNYPSFIALYSIEGNFTLLEQKFKRTVTNVGKGAATYKAKLKAPKNSTISVSPQTLVFKNKNEKQSYTLTIRYLGDEDQSRNVGSITWVEENGNHSVRSPIVTSPIIEVW from the coding sequence ATGGAGTTACttcatcttctcctcttttcATGGTTTCTTTATGCTCATATGTTCTGTTTCTTGGCTATAGCACAAAGATTCACTTATATTGTCCATTTGGACAAATCTTTAATGCCTACTGTCTTTCATGATCACCATCATTGGCATACTTCCACTATTGATTCCATCAAAGCTTCCGTTCCTTCATCAGTAGACAGATTCCACTCTGCTCCAAAACTTGTTTACTCTTATGACAATGTATTTCATGGATTCAGTGCTGTTTTGTCCAAAGATGAACTGGCAGCTTTGAAGAAGTTACCAGGTTTCATTTCAGCTTACAAAGACAGAACTGTGGAACCTCATACTACCCACACTTCTGATTTCCTCAAGCTCAATCCTTCATCTGGTCTATGGCCAGCTTCTGGTTTAGGCCAAGATGTGATCATTGGTGTTCTTGATTCTGGCATCTGGCCTGAATCTGCGAGTTTCCAAGATGATGGTATGCCTGAAATCCCCAAAAGGTGGAAAGGAATTTGCAAGCCAGGCACACAGTTTAACGCTTCAATGTGCAACAGAAAACTCATTGGGGCTAATTACTTCAATAAGGGTATTTTGGCTAATGATCCCACTGTGAACATTTCCATGAATTCTGCCAGGGATACTGATGGTCATGGCACACATTGCGCTTCTATTGCTGCTGGGAACTTTGCGAAAGGTGTTTCCCATTTTGGATATGCACCAGGGACAGCAAGAGGGATCGCTCCACGAGCTAGGCTAGCTGTGTACAAGTTTAGCTTTGATGAAGGAACCCTTACTTCAGATTTAATTGCTGCTATGGACCAAGCTGTTGCGGATGGTGTtgacatgatatccatttcttaTGGGTTCCGTTTCATTCCCTTGTATGAAGATGCTATATCCATTGCTTCTTTTGGAGCCATGATGAGGGGAGTGCTGGTTTCAGCTTCAGCTGGAAATCGAGGTCCAGGGATTGGAAGTTTAAACAACGGATCTCCATGGATCTTGTGTGTGGCATCAGGCCACACTGACCGGACATTTGCAGGAACTTTGACTTTGGGAAATGGCTTAAAAATTAGAGGGTGGAGCTTGTTTCCTGCACGAGGCTTTGTCAGGGATTCTCCGGTGATTTACAACACGACTCTATCTGATTGCAGTTCGGAGGAATTGCTATCACAAATTGAAAATCCCCAAGGCACCATCATTATATGTGATGATAATGGGGATTTCTCTGATCAAATGCGTATTGTCACTCGAGCAAGAATTGAAGCAGGCATCTTTATTTCTGAGGATCCAGGAGTGTTCAGATCTGCTACATTTCCCAACCCTGGAGTTGTGATTAACAAAAAGGAAGGGAAGCAAGTCATCAATTATGTGAAAAATAGCGTCAATCCCACAGCCACCATCACGTTCCAAGAGACGTATCTAGATGCAAAGCCAGCACCAGTTGTTGCTGCATCCTCCGCACGGGGTCCATCCAGAAGCTACTTGGGAATTGCAAAGCCAGATATATTGGCACCAGGGGTGCTGATTCTTGCAGCATATCCACCAAACGTATTTGCTACAAGTATTGGGACAAACATACAATTGTCCACTGATTACATTCTTGAATCAGGCACATCAATGGCTGCACCACATGCTGCTGGAATTGCAGCAATGCTAAAAGCCGCGCATCCTGAGTGGAGTCCTTCAGCTATTCGCTCTGCCATGATGACTACAGCTGATCCTTTGGACAACACTCGAAAACCTATTAAAGACTCCGACAATAATAAGGCTGCCACGCCCCTAGACATGGGATCAGGGCACGTCGATCCCAACAGAGCTCTTGATCCCGGCCTAGTATACGATGCTACTCCACAAGATTACGTAAATCTTCTATGCTCTCTGAATTTCACAGAAGAGCAATTCAAGACAATTGCAAGATCATCAGCCAACCACAACTGCTCAAATCCATCAGCTGATCTCAATTACCCATCATTCATTGCCTTGTACAGCATTGAGGGCAACTTCACCTTATTGGAGCAGAAATTCAAGAGGACAGTTACAAATGTTGGTAAAGGTGCAGCTACATATAAAGCAAAGCTAAAAGCTCCCAAGAACTCAACAATTTCAGTGTCACCACAAACATTGGTGTTTAAGAACAAAAATGAGAAGCAAAGTTATACTTTGACAATTCGCTATTTAGGTGATGAGGATCAAAGTAGAAACGTTGGCTCAATCACTTGGGTTGAAGAGAATGGTAACCATTCTGTTAGAAGTCCGATAGTAACATCTCCCATTATTGAGGTCTGGTAA
- the LOC129884865 gene encoding uncharacterized protein LOC129884865 — protein sequence MWDWCCFSFNPNKDNPSSHNLLPIRHENRPTLETSSPISLSMMILTSWLSRRRFRRYFCLFLCSPLLVPLFCATCPIICAAEICYRICYCRRGRSLWKSAEGFDGSGDGQRRCERAEGSIDGSQETMMLQRYLDDQLLLVIESVYNCGDEDEEDVEATDGRSIFCNN from the coding sequence ATGTGGGACTGGTGCTGTTtctctttcaacccaaacaaagACAATCCCTCTTCCCACAATTTGCTCCCAATTCGACATGAAAATCGCCCAACACTTGAAACTTCATCTCCGATTTCCCtttccatgatgatcctcacCTCTTGGCTAAGTCGTCGTCGCTTCCGCCGCTACTTCTGTCTCTTTCTTTGCTCTCCTCTTCTCGTTCCTCTATTTTGTGCTACTTGCCCTATCATTTGTGCTGCTGAAATCTGCTACCGAATATGCTATTGCCGCCGCGGCCGATCGCTGTGGAAATCGGCGGAGGGATTCGACGGCAGCGGCGATGGGCAGCGACGGTGTGAGAGAGCGGAAGGTAGTATTGATGGAAGTCAAGAGACGATGATGTTGCAGAGGTATCTGGATGATCAACTTCTTCTTGTGATTGAATCTGTATATAATTGTGGAGATGAAGACGAGGAAGATGTGGAAGCAACAGACGGTAGAAGCATTTTTTGCAATAACTGA